A single window of Bordetella genomosp. 11 DNA harbors:
- the tssJ gene encoding type VI secretion system lipoprotein TssJ, with protein MKRAGSILRVLAAAGLLGTVTLAGCSSTARQVPIPYAIVLTADPRVNPDVNQRPSPIQVTVYELKSPGTFESRDYFSLQGDPQAALGKDLLNTDQVIVRPGETQTLERPGSPDARVVGIVAGYRDLEHSQWRLVIPLPEAQNTNIYKVWQFSPNEEKIQIAVGTKGLSETERDRSWWPF; from the coding sequence ATGAAGCGGGCCGGATCGATCCTGCGTGTCCTGGCCGCCGCGGGCCTGCTCGGCACGGTGACGCTGGCCGGGTGTTCGTCGACCGCGCGGCAGGTCCCCATCCCTTACGCCATCGTCCTGACGGCGGATCCGCGCGTCAATCCCGATGTGAACCAGCGCCCCTCGCCCATACAGGTCACCGTCTACGAATTGAAATCGCCCGGCACGTTCGAGTCGCGCGATTACTTCTCGCTGCAGGGCGATCCACAGGCCGCGCTGGGCAAGGACCTGCTGAATACCGACCAGGTCATCGTCAGGCCCGGCGAAACGCAGACGCTGGAGCGCCCTGGCAGCCCCGACGCGCGCGTGGTGGGCATCGTGGCCGGCTACCGCGATCTGGAACACAGCCAGTGGCGCCTGGTGATCCCCCTGCCGGAGGCGCAGAACACCAATATCTACAAGGTCTGGCAGTTCTCTCCCAACGAAGAAAAGATCCAGATCGCCGTGGGCACCAAAGGCCTGTCGGAGACCGAGCGCGACCGATCCTGGTGGCCCTTCTGA
- the tssK gene encoding type VI secretion system baseplate subunit TssK produces MAQRNKVIWSEGMFLRPQHFQQFERYLEHAIQQRASAGQAFFWGYSHLAVDRDALALGKIALSEARGVLPDGTPFEFWQADEAPPALDVPPGTADTRVMLALPRRRAGAGDIAYEDTQATLARYLVEETEVEDSGSLGLEPALVQVGRLRLRLMLESELTDEWLGLGVARVLERRADNRVVLDDRYIPPWLACGTQAALRGYVQELYGLLDARSEALARRVAEPGRGGVAEVSDFMLLEAVNRYLGALWHARQVESLHPERLFHDWLMLACDLATYTSPTRRPEVLPDYAHDDLQATFLPLMEELRRSLSAVLEQRALRIPLHDRGQGVSVAQVPDLNLLRSAGFVLAVRADMPADTVRTRFPSQVKIGPVEKIRDLVHLQLPGVTVRALPVAPRQIPYSAGHVYFELDKSGDFWKQLERTGALALHLAGDFPGLAMEFWALRD; encoded by the coding sequence ATGGCACAGCGGAACAAAGTCATCTGGTCCGAGGGGATGTTCCTGCGTCCCCAGCACTTCCAGCAGTTCGAGCGCTATCTCGAGCATGCGATACAGCAACGCGCGTCCGCGGGGCAGGCCTTCTTCTGGGGCTATTCCCATCTGGCCGTGGACCGCGACGCGCTGGCGCTGGGCAAGATCGCGCTGAGCGAAGCGCGCGGCGTGCTGCCGGACGGCACGCCCTTCGAGTTCTGGCAGGCCGACGAAGCGCCCCCCGCGCTGGACGTGCCGCCCGGCACCGCCGACACGCGCGTGATGCTGGCCCTGCCGCGCCGGCGCGCGGGCGCCGGCGACATCGCCTACGAGGATACGCAGGCCACGCTGGCCCGCTACCTGGTGGAAGAGACCGAAGTCGAGGACAGCGGCAGCCTGGGCCTGGAGCCGGCCCTGGTGCAGGTCGGCAGGCTGCGCCTGCGGCTGATGCTGGAAAGCGAACTGACGGATGAATGGCTGGGCCTGGGCGTGGCGCGCGTGCTGGAACGGCGGGCCGACAACCGCGTGGTGCTGGACGACCGCTATATCCCCCCCTGGCTGGCCTGCGGCACGCAGGCGGCGCTGCGCGGCTACGTGCAGGAGCTCTACGGACTGCTGGACGCCCGCAGCGAAGCGCTGGCCCGGCGCGTGGCCGAACCCGGACGCGGCGGCGTGGCGGAGGTCTCGGATTTCATGCTGCTGGAAGCAGTCAACCGCTATCTGGGCGCGCTGTGGCACGCGCGCCAGGTGGAAAGCCTGCATCCGGAGCGACTGTTCCACGACTGGCTGATGCTGGCCTGCGATCTGGCCACCTATACGTCGCCCACGCGTCGGCCCGAAGTCCTGCCCGACTATGCGCACGACGATCTGCAAGCCACCTTCCTGCCGTTGATGGAAGAACTGCGCCGCTCGCTGTCGGCCGTGCTGGAACAACGCGCCTTGCGCATCCCGTTGCACGACCGCGGCCAGGGCGTGAGCGTGGCCCAGGTCCCGGACCTGAACCTGCTGCGCAGCGCGGGCTTCGTCCTGGCCGTGCGCGCCGACATGCCCGCGGATACGGTGCGCACCCGCTTTCCCTCGCAGGTCAAGATCGGCCCGGTGGAAAAAATCCGCGACCTCGTCCACCTGCAACTGCCCGGCGTGACCGTGCGCGCGCTGCCGGTGGCGCCGCGGCAGATCCCGTATAGCGCCGGCCACGTGTACTTCGAACTCGACAAGAGCGGCGACTTCTGGAAACAGCTGGAGCGTACCGGCGCGCTGGCGCTGCACCTGGCCGGCGACTTCCCCGGCCTGGCGATGGAATTCTGGGCCTTGCGCGACTGA
- a CDS encoding DotU family type VI secretion system protein: protein MHASDSALPSPPGGIGDMGDMGAAASSRLRPHEYVISGSNPLVAAANPLLDLIPQIRATASHPSPAMLREHLLDEVRQFELRAQQAGIPNETILGARYCLCTALDEAAALTPWGGNGVWSAHSLLVTFHNETWGGEKFFQLLSRLSQNPSQHLDLLELLYYCLLLGFEGRYRVVDNGRSQLETLRQRLLRILRSARGEYPRELSPHWRDAPAQAQLRRLPVPLWAYGALAAVLALLLYLGLSWRLGGQSDQVFAAVNALKAPTVQIAAPPAPRPAPAPRLAVFLAPEIRDGLVTVQDQVDRSVVVLRGDGAFESGAAEVRGSYMTVLSRVADALRETHGVILVRGYTDNQPMRSARYPSNWHLSQARADTVKAILEQRLGQPGRVRAEGRGDADPMAPNDTPAGRALNRRVEITLMIPPVPRETTLEGAQP, encoded by the coding sequence ATGCATGCATCGGACAGCGCCCTGCCCAGCCCGCCGGGCGGTATCGGCGATATGGGCGACATGGGCGCCGCGGCATCCAGCCGCCTGCGGCCGCACGAATACGTGATCAGCGGTTCCAATCCGCTGGTGGCGGCCGCCAATCCCCTGCTGGACCTGATCCCGCAGATCCGCGCCACCGCCAGCCATCCGTCGCCGGCCATGCTGCGCGAGCACCTGCTCGACGAGGTACGGCAGTTCGAATTGCGGGCGCAGCAGGCCGGCATCCCCAACGAAACCATCCTGGGCGCGCGCTACTGCCTGTGCACCGCGCTGGACGAGGCCGCGGCGCTGACGCCATGGGGCGGCAATGGGGTGTGGTCGGCGCACAGCCTGCTGGTCACCTTCCACAACGAGACCTGGGGCGGCGAAAAATTCTTCCAGCTGCTGAGCCGGCTGTCGCAGAATCCCAGCCAGCACCTGGACCTGCTGGAACTGCTTTATTACTGCCTGCTGCTGGGCTTCGAAGGCCGCTACCGGGTGGTGGACAACGGCCGCTCGCAACTGGAGACCCTGCGCCAGCGCCTGCTGCGCATCCTGCGCTCGGCGCGCGGCGAGTATCCGCGCGAGCTCTCGCCCCACTGGCGCGACGCCCCGGCCCAGGCGCAACTGCGCCGCCTGCCCGTCCCGCTATGGGCGTATGGCGCGCTGGCGGCGGTCCTGGCGTTGCTGCTGTATCTGGGGCTGAGCTGGCGCCTGGGCGGCCAGTCCGACCAGGTTTTCGCCGCCGTGAACGCGCTGAAGGCGCCCACCGTGCAGATCGCCGCGCCGCCCGCGCCGCGTCCCGCCCCCGCCCCCCGCCTGGCGGTCTTCCTGGCGCCCGAAATCCGCGACGGCCTGGTCACCGTGCAGGACCAGGTCGACCGCAGCGTGGTGGTGCTGCGCGGCGATGGCGCCTTCGAATCGGGCGCGGCGGAAGTGCGCGGCTCGTACATGACGGTGCTGTCGCGCGTGGCGGATGCGCTGCGCGAGACGCACGGCGTCATTCTCGTGCGCGGCTACACGGACAACCAGCCCATGCGCAGCGCGCGCTACCCGTCCAACTGGCATCTGTCGCAGGCGCGCGCCGATACGGTCAAGGCCATCCTGGAACAGCGCCTGGGCCAGCCGGGCCGGGTACGCGCGGAAGGCCGCGGCGACGCCGATCCCATGGCGCCCAACGACACGCCCGCCGGCCGCGCCTTGAACCGCCGCGTCGAAATCACCCTGATGATCCCGCCCGTTCCGCGCGAAACCACCCTAGAGGGTGCGCAACCATGA